The stretch of DNA GCGTAAGTTACTCTATCTCCCTGTTCTAGCCGGTTTATCATTAGGCTTATTTCCAGTGCTTTGGTTGATGATTGTTTATTTGCTAGCACCTGAACCTCTTTATAGCGCGCAATACCTGATCCCGGCAGCGGGTATGCTGTTAGGTAACTGCTTGAGCGGCAATATCGTTGCTTTGCAGCGTTTGTTTGGTGCTTTTGAAGATAGAAAAACTGAATATGAGGGAGCATTAGCATTAGGGGCTACGGCCTACCAAGCCGCGCTACCTTTTATCCAATCAGCAATGCAACAATCTTTTGCGCCGATACTTGCGTCAATGGCAACTACAGGCTTAGTGACACTACCAGGGATGATGACTGGGCAGATTTTAGGTGGCGTAGATCCTCTTATTGCCATTAAGTACCAAATCGTTATTTTAGTGGCTATCTTTGTCACCTTGACGGTATCGGTATCGAGCTCACT from Shewanella sp. Choline-02u-19 encodes:
- a CDS encoding ABC transporter permease, which produces MDISWWQLASFMIILVVPVGIERYFKLGLSKEMLSAVARMLVQLVLVGVYLQYLFELNSLSVNLLWLLLMLLIGASAIVSKAKLSRKLLYLPVLAGLSLGLFPVLWLMIVYLLAPEPLYSAQYLIPAAGMLLGNCLSGNIVALQRLFGAFEDRKTEYEGALALGATAYQAALPFIQSAMQQSFAPILASMATTGLVTLPGMMTGQILGGVDPLIAIKYQIVILVAIFVTLTVSVSSSLLLSIKTAITINGRVRQS